One window from the genome of Zerene cesonia ecotype Mississippi chromosome 1, Zerene_cesonia_1.1, whole genome shotgun sequence encodes:
- the LOC119836412 gene encoding tubulin glycylase 3A-like, translated as MDLEESVSDSKLHKDSIAKKELRPTSAVSLSKSDHGPVETTSSLEQLKEYKSWVSPERWNELKKIADTAMRERKVFMIKGGGFPAVRRALLERGWIEKYESHKVRHPPANVDVRKVTGKELTKVERMILYKFMEHHSVDFLWTTKRDKYDWLLSNKEVIISRFCRSIFTTKEGLTSSLTQMHWYTDPGVALTRFPRCYNIYNSDSLEEFIDDFRITACISVLKWLSNSLQAKGDQGLISAHGKVPFSSIEFAISRLNEYVTFFTHKDIDDTEDQSPHVWEHEWDQFLTHHYLLVHENSNFSEDKNVNIRQLERKASKTLGTMVKFWPQMDIDGVLNIWIVKPGNKCRGKGIQLMNNIKDIIGLINVPAQKTRYVVQKYIENPLVIYETKFDIRQWFLITNCQPLTIWVYKDSYLRFSSQIFSLSNYHESVHLTNNAIQTKYKNTGERDKALPDENMWDCHTFKAYLRQIGKYEMWDTKIYPGIKQCLIGAMLACQESMDKRQNSFELYGADFMLTEDFTPWLIEINSSPDLAPTTSVTARLCPQCLEDVVKVVLDRRSNPEADTGTFELVYRQVIPKAPAYLGLQLCINGKRLLKKTKDKKFEQKSVTPFSPPIPVGDITLDVDQPVPAEYSGPIITDFLTWLNPYDALPTNKDGILVGPKDSLTVRQAVTAMKSNISLKNGSKKRKTSAVSFRTHRGTRERNIESKRRVKPHSCCRPEDNQIPNHVSKYRTESAKKSEKPKTDRSVGNKRCYIDPIEWERETASILRSTISVQNKISDRNEVVASIRQTKSSITHRNTKQILEPSCSRSFANDMNPIKKLSAIGRSISKIREENKSKQKSITFSKSYTSIYAPYRVIDSPLIEEDDSLFKKNNKNIY; from the exons ATGGATTTGGAAGAGAGCGTCTCTGACTCTAAGCTACATAAGGATAGTATAGCAAAAAAAGAATTGCGACCAACTAGTGCTGTATCTCTATCGAAATCTGATCATGGTCCAG TGGAAACAACTTCCTCTTTAGAACAGTTAAAGGAGTATAAAAGTTGGGTGAGTCCAGAAAGATGGAATGAGTTAAAGAAGATTGCGGATACGGCTATGAGAGAGCGTAAAGTATTCATGATAAAAGGTGGAGGGTTTCCTGCTGTCCGGCGAGCACTGCTTGAAAGAGGTTGGATTGAGAAATACGAATCTCACAAG GTTCGTCATCCACCAGCAAATGTCGATGTTAGAAAAGTAACTGGAAAAGAGTTGACGAAAGTAGAGagaatgattttatataaatttatggaaCACCATTCAGTTGATTTTCTTTGGACAACCAAGCGAGATAAATACGATTGGTTGCTAAGTAACAAAGAAGTTATTATAAGCAG aTTCTGTAGATCGATATTCACCACCAAAGAAGGTTTAACGTCTTCGCTGACGCAAATGCATTGGTATACGGATCCAGGAGTAGCACTAACGCGGTTTCCTCGCTgctacaatatttacaattctGATAGTCTAGAAGAATTTATCGATGACTTTAGAATCACAGCCTGCATCAGTGTCCTTAAGTGGCTTTCCAACAGTCTTCAAGCGAAGGGTGACCAAGGATTAATATCAGCTCATGGAAAGGTCCCCTTTAGTTCTATAGAATTTGCAATCTCGAGACTCAACGAATATGTTACATTCTTTACACATAAAGATATTGATGACACAGAAGATCAATCACCGCACGTTTGGGAACATGAATGGGACCAATTCCTCACGCACCATTATCTCCTGGTACacgaaaattcaaatttttctgaagacaaaaatgtaaacatacg GCAATTAGAGCGCAAAGCATCTAAAACATTAGGTACAATGGTAAAATTTTGGCCCCAGATGGATATCGATGGAGTTCTCAATATCTGGATAGTGAAACCTGGCAATAAATGTCGTGGGAAAGGCATACAGTTAATGAATAACATTAAAGATATAATTGGTCTCATAAATGTTCCTGCGCAGAAGACTAGATATGtcgttcaaaaatatattg AAAATCCTTTggttatttatgaaacaaaattcGACATACGACAGTGGTTTTTGATAACAAATTGTCAGCCACTCACAATTTGGGTGTACAA AGACAGTTATTTAAGATTCAGTTCACAAATATTCAGTTTGTCAAATTATCATGAATCAGTACATCTAACGAACAATGCAATAcagacaaaatataaaaacactgGTGAACGCGATAAAGCTTTGCCCGATGAAAATATGTGGGACTGCCACACATTTAAAGCATATCTAAg acAGATaggtaaatatgaaatgtgGGACACTAAAATCTACCCTGGTATTAAACAATGCCTGATTGGTGCTATGTTAGCGTGCCAAGAATCAATGGACAAAAGGCAGAACAGTTTTGAATTATATGGAGCTGATTTTATGTTAACAGAAGATTTCACTCCCTGGctcattgaaattaattctAGTCCAGATTTAGCACCCACTACATCAGTAACTGCAAGGTTATGTCCGCAATGTCTCGAGGATGTTGTAAAAG TGGTTCTAGATCGACGTTCTAATCCAGAGGCCGATACGGGAACCTTTGAATTAGTTTATCGACAAGTTATACCAAAAGCTCCAGCGTATCTTGGTTTGCAATTATGTATTAACGGAAAAAGGCTCTTGAAAAAGACAAAAGACAAGAAGTTTGAGCAAAAAAGTGTTACACCTTTTTCTCCTCCAATACCAGTAGGCGATATAACGTTAGATGTAGATCAACCGGTTCCAGCTGAATACAGTGGTCCCATAATAACAGATTTTTTGACGTGGCTTAATCCCTACGATGCTTTACCAACTAATAAAGATGGTATTTTAGTAGGTCCAAAGGATTCGCTCACGGTACGCCAAGCTGTCACTGCCATGAAATCAAATATCAGTTTAAAAAACGGTTCAAAAAAGCGTAAAACATCTGCCGTCTCTTTTAGGACTCATCGAGGAACACGAGAAAGAAACATAGAATCTAAACGACGCGTGAAGCCCCATTCATGCTGTCGACCTGAAGATAACCAAATACCTAACCACGTTAGTAAATACCGTACCGAGTCAGCAAAAAAATCGGAGAAACCAAAGACTGATAGGTCGGTTGGTAACAAACGTTGCTACATAGATCCTATTGAATGGGAACGAGAAACTGCAAGTATTCTTCGATCTACAATTTctgtacaaaacaaaatttctgATAGAAACGAGGTAGTTGCTTCAATACGACAAACAAAATCAAGTATCACAcacagaaatacaaaacaaattctaGAACCATCATGTTCACGTAGTTTTGCCAACGATATGAATCCaatcaaaaaattaagtgCTATCGGTAGAAGTATAAGTAAAATAcgtgaagaaaataaatcaaaacaaaaatccaTAACGTTTTCAAAAAGCTATACATCTATTTACGCACCATACAGGGTTATCGACTCTCCTCTAATCGAAGAAGACGATtcgttgtttaaaaaaaataataaaaatatttactga